In Methanosarcina siciliae T4/M, one genomic interval encodes:
- a CDS encoding CPBP family intramembrane glutamic endopeptidase, translating into MAPPEYPPSELEAGKISLPELGKMLEIKTEEKNVFLKKIFSVGAPIIAIAFAELLIFSGRIKEAAMTYTLLLIILSLSIIVSKKLEIRKIYQALILLPILRMVNLSMPIFFESSLYTFVFIYVPMTIPATIISVHQKIPRESKGDLLKKMKIYLPFSILTGLIFAELENLFIQTSPLIPDLSLFNLLKLTIIMIFVIGLTEEFIFRGIIQTRLEEFLGPAGSILLASLLFGLMHSSYGTPYEMAYTFLAGGVLGYFFYRTKSLALVVMIHGFINIFLFGLIPYLGPGLGLI; encoded by the coding sequence GTGGCACCTCCGGAATATCCACCCTCAGAGCTGGAAGCAGGAAAGATCTCTTTGCCGGAGCTTGGGAAAATGTTAGAAATAAAAACCGAGGAAAAAAATGTCTTTTTAAAAAAGATATTTTCCGTAGGAGCTCCTATTATTGCTATCGCTTTTGCCGAACTGTTAATTTTTAGCGGAAGGATAAAAGAAGCAGCAATGACCTATACTTTGCTCCTCATAATCCTTTCGCTTTCAATAATAGTCTCAAAAAAACTGGAAATACGCAAAATATATCAGGCACTTATACTCCTGCCCATACTTCGTATGGTAAACCTTTCAATGCCAATCTTCTTTGAATCCAGCCTTTACACTTTCGTATTCATATATGTACCCATGACCATTCCAGCAACTATAATATCCGTCCATCAGAAAATCCCAAGGGAGAGTAAAGGAGATTTACTCAAGAAAATGAAAATTTACCTGCCCTTTTCCATCCTTACAGGCCTTATTTTTGCAGAATTAGAAAATTTATTCATTCAGACCAGCCCTCTTATTCCTGATCTTTCACTCTTCAACCTGCTGAAACTCACAATTATAATGATTTTTGTAATTGGCCTTACAGAAGAATTCATCTTCAGAGGAATTATCCAGACAAGACTGGAAGAGTTCCTGGGCCCTGCAGGAAGCATCCTGCTTGCAAGCCTCTTATTCGGGCTAATGCATTCAAGCTATGGCACACCTTACGAGATGGCCTATACATTTCTTGCAGGAGGCGTACTGGGATATTTCTTTTACAGGACGAAGAGCCTCGCTCTCGTAGTAATGATCCATGGTTTTATAAACATATTTTTATTCGGGCTAATCCCCTACCTGGGACCAGGACTGGGCCTGATATAA
- a CDS encoding heparan-alpha-glucosaminide N-acetyltransferase translates to MVRHSNRFWEIDCLRGFAVILMLGYHFLYDLDFFGLTDIELRSGTLLYIGRGSAFLFILISGTALSISRSRALVRGDLGNTEENFSKYLKRGLRLFSMGMIITGITWIFFPGQYILFGILHFFGVSAVLAYPFLKYGKENLLFSLFFVLIGFYLKKRTFEFSALLWMGFRPEGFTTLDYFPLFPWFGVLLAGIFLGNSIYKGGNRQFEVPEADKFLLPKLISRVGEHSLFIYFIHQPLFLGFLFLSGLLDPGML, encoded by the coding sequence ATGGTAAGGCACTCAAACCGCTTCTGGGAAATTGATTGCCTGCGGGGTTTTGCCGTAATTTTAATGCTTGGATACCATTTTCTCTATGACCTCGATTTTTTTGGACTTACCGATATCGAGTTAAGGTCCGGTACTTTACTTTATATCGGGAGAGGGTCAGCTTTCCTTTTCATCCTGATTTCCGGAACCGCGCTTTCCATAAGCCGTTCAAGAGCTCTTGTCAGGGGAGACCTGGGAAATACTGAAGAAAATTTTTCAAAATACCTGAAAAGAGGGCTGAGACTTTTTTCAATGGGAATGATAATTACAGGGATAACCTGGATTTTTTTCCCGGGACAGTATATTCTCTTCGGAATCCTGCACTTTTTCGGAGTCTCGGCAGTGCTTGCATACCCTTTCCTGAAATATGGAAAAGAAAACCTGCTCTTCAGCCTGTTTTTTGTACTTATAGGGTTCTACCTTAAAAAGAGAACCTTCGAATTTTCTGCCCTGCTCTGGATGGGCTTCAGGCCCGAAGGCTTCACAACCCTTGATTATTTTCCTCTGTTCCCCTGGTTTGGGGTACTCCTTGCAGGAATTTTCCTTGGGAACTCCATTTACAAAGGCGGGAATAGGCAATTTGAAGTCCCTGAAGCCGACAAATTCTTGCTTCCGAAACTCATTTCCCGGGTTGGGGAACATTCTCTGTTCATATACTTTATCCATCAGCCTCTTTTCCTTGGGTTTTTATTTCTGAGCGGGCTCCTTGACCCAGGGATGCTGTGA
- a CDS encoding 30S ribosomal protein S17e has translation MGNIRETNIKRTAFSLLENYGDVFTKDFDTNKALVTKYTTIESKIIRNRVAGYVTRKVARMKVY, from the coding sequence ATGGGAAATATAAGAGAGACAAACATCAAAAGAACTGCATTCAGCCTGCTTGAAAACTATGGAGACGTTTTTACAAAGGACTTTGATACCAACAAAGCCCTTGTGACAAAGTATACAACCATTGAAAGCAAAATAATTCGAAACAGGGTTGCAGGCTACGTCACAAGAAAAGTTGCACGCATGAAAGTCTACTGA
- the dapA gene encoding 4-hydroxy-tetrahydrodipicolinate synthase, which translates to MFEGVMPALITPFTKDDRIDREGLRKNIAFVEEGGVSGIVPCGTTGESATLSALEHEEVIDIAVECAKVPVVAGTGSNNTGEALQFTKHAADAGVDGVLLISPYYNKPNPAGLLAHFKKIAEAVDIPMILYNVPSRTGQDMPVDVITKLAKVENIMGVKEASGNVGKVSQILEQTIDDDFVVLSGEDGLTLPIISVGGSGVISVAANIVPDKMSGMVNAALKGDYETARKIHFEIAPLIRALFLETNPIPAKKAAELIGLASGNLRLPLAPMSDVNQLKLVTELKKLGVMK; encoded by the coding sequence ATGTTTGAAGGAGTAATGCCCGCCCTGATCACTCCTTTTACAAAAGATGACAGGATTGACAGGGAAGGCCTACGAAAGAATATAGCATTTGTGGAAGAGGGGGGAGTTTCAGGAATCGTGCCCTGTGGCACAACCGGAGAATCGGCAACCCTTTCCGCTTTAGAGCATGAAGAAGTTATCGACATTGCAGTGGAGTGTGCAAAGGTTCCTGTAGTTGCAGGAACAGGTTCAAACAACACAGGAGAAGCCCTTCAGTTTACAAAACATGCCGCTGATGCGGGTGTTGACGGTGTACTTCTCATCTCTCCATACTACAATAAGCCTAATCCTGCAGGTCTGCTTGCGCACTTTAAGAAAATCGCAGAAGCAGTAGATATCCCTATGATTCTCTACAATGTCCCCTCCAGGACAGGGCAGGATATGCCTGTGGATGTTATCACCAAACTTGCAAAGGTAGAAAACATAATGGGAGTCAAAGAAGCCAGTGGAAACGTCGGTAAAGTATCCCAGATCCTGGAACAGACTATAGATGACGATTTTGTTGTACTTTCAGGCGAGGATGGGCTGACACTTCCGATTATTTCCGTGGGAGGTAGCGGAGTCATATCAGTCGCTGCAAATATCGTGCCTGATAAAATGTCGGGAATGGTAAATGCAGCCCTCAAAGGAGATTACGAAACTGCAAGAAAGATCCATTTCGAGATAGCACCTCTGATCCGCGCTCTTTTCCTTGAAACAAACCCGATCCCGGCCAAGAAAGCTGCAGAACTTATCGGGCTTGCAAGCGGAAACCTGAGGCTTCCCCTTGCTCCTATGAGCGATGTCAACCAGTTAAAGCTTGTAACTGAGCTCAAGAAACTGGGGGTAATGAAATGA
- the dapB gene encoding 4-hydroxy-tetrahydrodipicolinate reductase, producing the protein MISAAVLGACGRMGSLIIENITCSTDMQLVAAFDIGNIGKDAGEFAHVGNLGIQISDVKDLETVLKKTQADVLIDFTIAGATIVNSPIAAGCGVNLIIGTTGLTPEQRAVIDEAIRKNKVRAVISPNYSVGVNVFFKIVREAAKYLSDYDTEIIEAHHNQKKDAPSGTALRAADVISEALGGKEYVYGREGIAPRGKEIGIHAVRGGDITGDHTVLFVGNSERIEIRHMAHSRQIFAKGAVRAAEWICKQEPGIYSMDDVLGL; encoded by the coding sequence ATGATTAGTGCAGCAGTACTCGGAGCCTGCGGCAGGATGGGCTCCTTAATTATAGAAAACATTACCTGTTCCACCGACATGCAACTTGTTGCTGCATTTGATATCGGAAACATCGGAAAGGATGCAGGCGAATTCGCCCATGTCGGCAACCTGGGAATCCAGATCTCAGATGTTAAAGATCTTGAAACAGTCCTGAAAAAAACTCAGGCTGATGTTCTAATCGACTTTACTATAGCCGGGGCAACCATTGTAAACTCCCCCATTGCCGCAGGATGCGGGGTAAACCTTATAATAGGAACTACGGGCCTGACCCCGGAACAGCGGGCAGTAATCGATGAAGCCATCCGGAAGAACAAGGTACGTGCAGTTATATCGCCAAACTATTCCGTAGGTGTTAACGTCTTTTTTAAGATAGTCAGAGAAGCTGCAAAGTATCTTTCGGACTATGACACCGAGATTATCGAAGCTCATCACAACCAGAAAAAAGACGCTCCGAGCGGGACTGCTCTTCGGGCAGCTGATGTGATCAGTGAAGCGCTTGGCGGTAAAGAATACGTATACGGAAGGGAAGGGATCGCTCCCCGCGGGAAGGAAATCGGCATCCACGCCGTGCGCGGAGGAGATATCACCGGAGACCACACAGTACTCTTTGTAGGAAACTCCGAAAGGATCGAGATCCGACACATGGCCCATTCCCGCCAGATCTTTGCCAAAGGTGCGGTCCGTGCAGCCGAATGGATCTGCAAGCAGGAGCCTGGAATCTATTCCATGGATGATGTGCTCGGGTTGTAA
- a CDS encoding right-handed parallel beta-helix repeat-containing protein — translation MRNAFAGEIILVALGTYTENLVVDSQVTILAESGNPEDTVIRAADPGAPVFHVTRKRGVEICGFTVEGANGSKDPEKSAGIFLDGIQECTLDDNLFRNNTYAVFLENSDNCCLRNNTVEINGSYGIWLENAESNRLENNTIRDVVYSGILLRGTQGAELGDRAVLKSRLGIGLNFSDRNLLCNNTLKMNCRHGIELFFLNNYLLSGAWGFDGSDKR, via the coding sequence GTGAGGAATGCTTTTGCCGGGGAAATTATTCTTGTTGCCCTTGGTACTTATACCGAAAACCTGGTTGTGGATTCCCAGGTGACGATCCTGGCTGAGTCCGGAAATCCAGAGGATACGGTGATAAGGGCAGCTGATCCCGGGGCTCCTGTGTTCCATGTGACAAGGAAGAGGGGGGTGGAAATCTGCGGGTTTACTGTGGAAGGGGCGAACGGAAGTAAGGATCCTGAAAAAAGTGCCGGCATTTTCCTTGATGGGATTCAGGAATGTACACTGGACGATAATTTGTTCAGGAACAACACATATGCCGTTTTTTTGGAAAATTCGGATAACTGCTGCCTGAGGAATAATACTGTAGAGATTAATGGTAGCTACGGCATCTGGCTTGAGAATGCCGAAAGCAACAGATTGGAAAACAATACAATCCGGGATGTTGTGTACTCCGGAATCCTGCTACGAGGAACCCAGGGGGCCGAATTGGGAGATAGGGCTGTCCTGAAAAGCCGTCTGGGTATAGGCCTGAACTTTTCGGATCGGAATCTTCTTTGTAACAATACCCTGAAAATGAACTGCAGGCACGGAATCGAACTCTTTTTCTTAAACAATTACCTGCTGAGTGGGGCTTGGGGCTTTGATGGCTCTGATAAGAGGTAG
- a CDS encoding phosphoribosyltransferase translates to MHRASDSGGFYIKSFRCVLTNWDYIYNLCRKISRDIKSSEYEPDVIIALARGGWFAGRVLCDFLGLDDLSSLKIEHYTGTAAIDTGETHIRYPLPADVIKGKKVLIVDDIVDTGESMISAKAHVEARNPREVRTASLQYLRSSKIDPDYVGERLEDWSWIVYPWNFMEDMISILAKNMRKDPEKLWSLEDLKHSLYINHALDPVVFEITQPGRLPEVLGEMDRTRRTSSQVIDGRKYWKLL, encoded by the coding sequence ATGCACCGGGCTTCGGATTCTGGAGGGTTTTACATAAAATCATTTAGATGTGTACTTACGAACTGGGATTACATTTACAACCTGTGCCGAAAAATTTCAAGAGATATCAAAAGCTCGGAGTATGAACCGGATGTTATTATCGCGCTTGCCAGAGGAGGTTGGTTCGCAGGGCGTGTGTTGTGTGATTTTCTGGGGCTTGATGACCTGTCAAGCCTTAAAATCGAGCATTACACAGGAACTGCAGCTATCGATACCGGAGAGACCCATATCCGATACCCTCTTCCTGCCGATGTGATTAAGGGCAAAAAAGTGCTGATAGTAGATGATATTGTGGATACGGGGGAAAGTATGATCAGTGCTAAAGCTCACGTAGAAGCCAGGAACCCCAGAGAAGTCCGAACCGCTTCCTTACAATATCTGAGGAGCTCGAAAATTGACCCCGATTACGTGGGAGAGCGGCTTGAGGACTGGTCATGGATTGTCTATCCCTGGAATTTCATGGAAGATATGATAAGTATTCTGGCAAAAAACATGAGAAAAGACCCTGAAAAACTCTGGAGTCTTGAAGATCTCAAACACAGTCTTTACATAAACCATGCCCTCGACCCGGTAGTTTTTGAAATTACCCAGCCCGGCAGGCTCCCGGAAGTTCTGGGAGAGATGGATCGAACCCGTAGAACCAGTTCTCAGGTTATTGATGGGAGGAAGTACTGGAAACTTCTATAA
- a CDS encoding Zn-ribbon domain-containing protein encodes MPHRCTRCGTIFEDGDSVILSGCPNCGWNKFLYVKKEPEGLENQRPALEEQKLDLEASLDEVVRNIDEALASEEEDREQQPEHESKTDEERVESVRILGPGSYELNLDSLLERKELVMAIREEGSYALHLPSVFNQQKEKQKEKSKPKKQK; translated from the coding sequence ATGCCCCATAGATGTACCAGATGCGGAACTATTTTTGAAGACGGGGATTCCGTAATCCTCAGTGGCTGCCCTAACTGTGGCTGGAATAAGTTCCTTTATGTGAAAAAAGAGCCAGAAGGTTTGGAAAACCAACGGCCCGCTCTGGAAGAGCAAAAACTGGATCTAGAAGCTTCTCTGGATGAGGTTGTCAGGAATATTGATGAGGCCCTGGCATCAGAAGAAGAAGACAGGGAACAGCAACCAGAACATGAAAGCAAAACCGATGAAGAGAGAGTGGAATCTGTAAGGATTCTCGGTCCTGGCTCTTATGAACTTAATCTGGATTCCCTTTTAGAGCGAAAAGAACTTGTTATGGCAATTAGGGAGGAGGGATCATATGCTCTCCATTTGCCCTCTGTTTTTAACCAGCAGAAGGAAAAGCAAAAAGAAAAATCAAAGCCAAAAAAGCAGAAATAA
- a CDS encoding right-handed parallel beta-helix repeat-containing protein, which yields MKVKMYLFIGFVFLALAGPASADTITVNNGKEGDYKSIQKAINNSNPGDTIFVYPGTYKENLVVDRELRIISKSGNPENTIVLAAIQKEHVFKIVSDNVTIKGFKVKDASGNSGNYKYGIYLEETKNCTIDNNYISNNREGIFLIDSSNNTIINNKLPKNNDAGIILRSSDHNTIMSNNLSGNIAGIVIIYSSSDNRVDGNTVFENIIGIDIQGNNNTIGNNTISNNGKYGIGIESSADNAISSNIVNSNKRNGIKIEFSKNNSLKNNTINFNGMDGVFLLHSNNNTLNGNNASNNTNHGISLMDCDHNLLHNNFVNRNNANGIQLWNKGTEIDDDAIFEWGGSGDNILSNNTASNNTAYGIYIGISGDNNTLKNNSVYSNGKYGIFLAEASRNNELEGNRMDSNLLGEVLVSSEEIPIGSSELSTPEISSQETEEDPGKRLRGIPFIGCFITGAIVGTAAIIMKRKQE from the coding sequence ATGAAAGTCAAAATGTATCTATTCATCGGATTCGTTTTTCTGGCACTTGCGGGTCCAGCATCGGCAGATACCATTACAGTGAACAATGGCAAGGAAGGAGATTACAAATCAATACAGAAAGCAATAAATAATTCAAATCCCGGAGACACAATCTTCGTTTATCCCGGCACTTATAAAGAGAATCTTGTCGTCGATAGGGAGTTAAGAATCATATCAAAGTCCGGAAATCCGGAAAATACTATTGTCCTGGCTGCCATTCAAAAAGAGCATGTTTTCAAAATTGTTTCGGATAACGTAACAATTAAAGGATTTAAAGTAAAAGATGCCTCCGGAAATTCGGGGAACTATAAATACGGGATTTATCTTGAGGAGACAAAGAACTGCACAATTGATAACAACTACATCTCAAACAACAGGGAAGGTATTTTCCTAATTGATTCTAGCAATAACACCATTATCAATAACAAACTTCCGAAAAACAATGATGCCGGGATTATACTCAGGTCTTCGGACCACAACACTATAATGAGCAATAATTTATCAGGCAATATCGCAGGAATCGTCATAATTTATTCTTCCTCCGATAACAGGGTAGACGGAAACACCGTCTTCGAAAACATAATAGGCATTGACATCCAGGGAAATAACAACACGATAGGGAACAATACCATATCGAATAACGGTAAATACGGAATAGGTATCGAATCCTCTGCTGACAATGCAATAAGCAGTAACATAGTAAATTCGAATAAAAGAAACGGAATCAAAATTGAATTTTCGAAGAACAATAGCCTGAAAAACAACACTATAAACTTTAATGGAATGGATGGAGTCTTTTTACTTCACTCAAACAATAACACATTAAACGGCAATAATGCCTCGAATAACACAAACCACGGGATCAGCCTGATGGACTGTGACCATAACCTTCTTCATAACAACTTTGTGAACCGCAATAATGCAAACGGGATTCAGTTGTGGAACAAAGGAACCGAAATCGACGATGATGCTATTTTTGAATGGGGAGGATCTGGCGATAATATCCTGAGCAACAACACCGCCTCAAATAATACGGCTTACGGTATCTATATCGGCATTTCAGGTGATAACAATACGCTGAAAAATAATTCGGTGTATTCAAACGGAAAATATGGAATTTTTCTTGCGGAAGCCAGCCGCAATAATGAGCTTGAAGGTAATAGAATGGATTCAAATCTGCTGGGGGAAGTTCTTGTCAGTTCCGAAGAGATTCCCATAGGCTCAAGCGAACTCAGCACACCTGAAATCAGTTCACAGGAAACGGAGGAAGACCCGGGGAAGCGGTTAAGAGGGATTCCATTTATCGGCTGCTTTATTACGGGAGCCATTGTTGGGACAGCAGCGATCATCATGAAAAGAAAACAGGAATAA
- a CDS encoding ArsR/SmtB family transcription factor, which produces MDPAKLLDILGNENRRKIIQLLANRPCYVSEISGRLGVGPKAIISHLSLLEQAGLIEFSVDEQRRKYFNIANNMRLEVSVSPYSYTMSLQDINFDREKKGEKSAVEKKETAARDESSCFFLKLSNRLQELKARQEKLVQMQKQLQVEYTELMDRCLDSIEEVARTPVECELLFELLKNEATAAVLCYNLRLHPSIITSNLMDLAERGFVEYTIKNNQQYWRICETGVENK; this is translated from the coding sequence ATGGACCCAGCGAAATTACTTGACATCCTGGGGAATGAAAACCGCAGGAAGATAATTCAGCTTCTTGCAAATCGCCCCTGCTATGTCAGTGAGATTTCAGGCAGGCTGGGGGTAGGACCAAAGGCAATTATCAGTCATCTGAGCCTGTTAGAACAGGCAGGACTGATCGAGTTCAGTGTGGATGAGCAGAGGCGCAAGTACTTCAATATTGCAAATAATATGAGGCTTGAGGTGTCAGTATCACCCTATTCCTATACGATGTCTCTCCAGGACATTAATTTTGACAGGGAGAAAAAAGGGGAAAAATCTGCTGTCGAAAAAAAAGAAACCGCTGCCAGAGACGAATCTTCCTGCTTCTTCCTGAAACTGAGCAACAGGCTCCAGGAACTTAAAGCAAGGCAGGAGAAACTTGTGCAGATGCAGAAACAGCTACAGGTTGAATATACGGAGCTGATGGACAGATGCCTGGACTCGATCGAAGAGGTTGCCAGAACCCCCGTAGAATGCGAGCTCCTGTTCGAGCTCCTGAAAAACGAGGCTACAGCGGCTGTCCTCTGCTATAACCTGCGCCTTCACCCTAGTATTATAACATCTAACCTTATGGACCTTGCAGAAAGGGGCTTTGTTGAATATACAATTAAAAATAACCAGCAGTACTGGAGAATATGTGAGACCGGGGTTGAAAATAAATGA
- a CDS encoding CDC48 family AAA ATPase, with product MTEEMNLRVAEAYHKDVGRGIARIDTRLMQEMDLVSGDIIEISGRSKTYAIVWPNVERGQENRIRIDGNLRSNAKVGIDDRVTIQKVQAKHAQRVTLAPSQPVRLVGGAHYILRIIEGRPLNKGQQIRVETVNNPLTFVVASTRPAGPVVVTKDTEIVIKEKSIEEIKTPEGISYEDIGGLRRELQLVREMIELPMRHPELFQKLGIEPPKGVLLHGPPGTGKTMIAKAVASETDANFITISGPEIVSKYYGESEQKLREIFDEAEKDAPSIIFIDEIDSIAPKRGEVTGEMERRVVAQLLSLMDGLKSRGEVVVIAATNRPNSIDEALRRGGRFDREIEIGIPDRNGRRQILLIHTRGMPLEDEVSLGEIADVTHGFVGADLSSLCKEAAMHALRRITPEIDIEEEIPQEIIDNLVVTKEDFREALKNIEPSAMREVYVEVPHVGWDDIGGLEKAKQELIESVEWPLKYPEMFKTVNIKPPRGVLLFGPPGTGKTLLAKAVASESEANFISIKGPELLSKYVGESERAIRETFRKAKQAAPTVIFFDEIDSIAPERSSVSDTHVSERVVSQILTELDGVEELKDVIIVAATNRPDMVDPALLRPGRFDRLVYIKPPGKEGREKIFEIHTKGKPLAEDVKLSELAEMTEGYVGADIEGICREAAMLALREIVTAGIDRKSVQEKAGDVRLSKKHFERAIRRVKPTTSRETLNAYEKSAELFARYATEFEEEPAEVEEEEEEIKGKEVPNFPKV from the coding sequence ATGACTGAAGAAATGAATCTGAGAGTAGCTGAGGCTTATCATAAAGATGTAGGCAGGGGAATTGCAAGAATTGATACCCGTCTGATGCAGGAAATGGATCTTGTGAGCGGAGATATTATTGAAATCTCAGGCAGATCCAAGACTTATGCAATTGTCTGGCCTAACGTCGAGCGCGGACAGGAGAACAGGATCAGAATAGACGGAAACCTGCGCAGCAATGCAAAGGTCGGAATTGATGACAGAGTTACTATCCAGAAGGTCCAGGCAAAACATGCTCAAAGGGTCACACTTGCTCCATCCCAGCCTGTCAGACTTGTAGGCGGTGCCCATTACATCCTGAGAATAATTGAGGGCAGACCTCTGAACAAAGGTCAGCAAATAAGGGTTGAGACCGTAAACAATCCCCTGACCTTCGTTGTGGCATCCACAAGGCCTGCAGGGCCGGTCGTTGTCACCAAAGACACTGAAATTGTTATCAAGGAAAAATCAATTGAAGAAATCAAGACTCCGGAAGGGATCTCATATGAGGACATCGGAGGGCTCAGGCGGGAACTCCAGCTTGTAAGGGAAATGATCGAGTTGCCAATGAGACACCCTGAACTCTTCCAGAAGCTGGGAATCGAGCCTCCCAAAGGTGTCCTGCTTCACGGGCCACCGGGAACGGGCAAGACCATGATTGCAAAAGCGGTCGCAAGTGAAACCGACGCCAATTTCATCACAATCAGCGGCCCGGAAATCGTTTCCAAATATTACGGAGAAAGTGAACAGAAGCTCCGGGAGATCTTCGACGAAGCTGAGAAGGACGCACCTTCCATTATCTTCATAGACGAAATTGACTCCATCGCTCCCAAACGCGGTGAAGTCACCGGAGAAATGGAAAGAAGGGTGGTGGCTCAGCTCCTCTCCCTGATGGACGGGCTTAAGTCCAGAGGTGAAGTCGTTGTCATAGCTGCCACAAATCGTCCGAACTCCATTGACGAAGCCCTCCGCCGTGGCGGCAGGTTTGACAGGGAAATTGAAATCGGGATTCCTGACAGGAACGGCAGGAGACAGATTCTTCTAATCCACACCAGAGGCATGCCTCTTGAAGATGAAGTGAGCCTTGGTGAGATCGCAGATGTAACCCACGGTTTTGTGGGAGCCGACCTCTCCTCTCTCTGTAAGGAAGCCGCAATGCATGCCCTCAGAAGAATCACCCCTGAAATCGATATAGAAGAAGAGATCCCACAGGAAATCATTGACAACCTGGTGGTTACGAAGGAAGACTTCAGAGAAGCCCTGAAGAATATCGAGCCTTCAGCCATGCGAGAAGTCTATGTTGAAGTTCCGCATGTGGGCTGGGATGATATAGGCGGGCTTGAAAAAGCAAAACAGGAGCTTATCGAGTCCGTGGAATGGCCTCTCAAGTATCCCGAAATGTTCAAGACTGTCAATATAAAGCCTCCGAGAGGAGTCCTGCTCTTCGGGCCTCCGGGTACGGGGAAGACTTTGCTTGCAAAAGCTGTTGCAAGCGAAAGTGAAGCAAACTTTATCAGTATCAAAGGCCCCGAACTTCTCAGTAAATATGTGGGGGAATCCGAGCGTGCAATCAGGGAGACATTCAGGAAAGCAAAGCAGGCTGCACCGACAGTGATTTTCTTTGATGAGATCGACTCCATTGCTCCTGAAAGGAGCTCTGTTTCCGACACTCACGTCTCCGAAAGGGTGGTAAGCCAGATCCTGACAGAACTTGACGGGGTAGAGGAGCTCAAGGACGTGATCATAGTTGCTGCTACAAACCGGCCGGATATGGTAGACCCTGCCCTCCTCAGACCCGGTCGTTTTGACAGGCTCGTTTACATAAAGCCTCCCGGAAAAGAAGGCAGAGAGAAGATCTTTGAGATCCACACAAAAGGAAAACCCCTCGCAGAGGATGTAAAACTCTCCGAACTGGCTGAAATGACCGAAGGGTATGTGGGTGCGGATATCGAAGGAATTTGCAGGGAAGCGGCAATGCTCGCCCTCAGGGAAATAGTCACTGCAGGAATTGACCGGAAGAGCGTTCAGGAAAAGGCCGGAGACGTTCGCCTTTCAAAAAAACACTTTGAAAGGGCAATCCGCCGTGTAAAGCCCACAACGTCCAGAGAAACTCTGAACGCCTATGAAAAGAGTGCAGAGCTCTTTGCAAGGTATGCAACCGAGTTTGAAGAAGAACCTGCCGAAGTAGAAGAAGAGGAAGAGGAAATAAAGGGAAAAGAAGTCCCTAATTTTCCTAAAGTCTAA
- the hsp20 gene encoding archaeal heat shock protein Hsp20, with product MDRDRRKKSFFDEIFGIDPLKDMEEMFERLNSSMGMSMDNFGQHPFVYGFSVTQRPGEEPEIREFGNIPMFEQAETGEKRYLDIRKPLIDVLETEEKVHVIAEMPGIEKENIQLNATDLILDIETLNGNPKYSERVELPVKVDPQSAKATCKNGVLEVTFQRLESSSRTSIDID from the coding sequence ATGGACAGAGACAGGAGAAAAAAAAGTTTTTTCGATGAAATATTCGGAATTGATCCTCTGAAGGATATGGAAGAAATGTTCGAGCGCCTTAACAGTTCTATGGGCATGAGCATGGATAACTTCGGGCAGCATCCGTTTGTGTACGGCTTTTCCGTAACACAGCGTCCCGGGGAAGAGCCTGAAATCCGGGAATTCGGAAATATCCCGATGTTTGAACAGGCGGAAACCGGAGAAAAACGTTACCTTGACATAAGAAAACCCCTTATTGATGTACTGGAAACCGAGGAAAAGGTTCATGTGATTGCCGAAATGCCTGGCATCGAGAAAGAAAATATTCAACTGAACGCAACTGATTTAATACTTGACATCGAAACACTAAATGGGAATCCAAAATATTCCGAACGTGTTGAACTGCCAGTAAAGGTAGACCCTCAGAGCGCGAAAGCCACATGTAAAAACGGTGTTCTGGAAGTTACCTTTCAGAGGCTGGAGTCCAGTTCTCGAACTTCAATCGATATCGACTGA